The sequence GTATATATAAGTACATTAGCCCATtctattttttcttagctttcaACCCAGTACACTCAAGCTGAGCTCCAATATATTTCTTATTTGCTTGCTTTGGGGACACGCTACACGGATGGTTTCCTCCAGTCTAAAGAGGGCTGCAGTCATACCCGACATTCTTGAGGACTTTGAAACCAATGGCTATCAAGTGAATGTTCTGGATCACCTTGGACTAATATGAGATCCGCTGATCTTCTGTAGTTGCCTCTTAAACAGATGGGTATAGAGCtagctgggttcacaccccgggcaaaacaacatcaaaagtttagaaataaggtttttcaattagaagaacatttttctaagcgggccacccctcggcagtgtttggcaggcactccgagtgtatttctgccatgaaaagctctcagtgaaaattcatctgcctcgcagatgccgttctgagtcggcattAAAGAagaaggtcccgtcccgccaatttgtaggaaaaattgaaaaggagcacgacgcagattggaagagaagctcagcctaaaatctcttcggaggttatcgcaccttcgttttttttttttatttatagagcTAGCTGAACACAAACTATGAACTATTTCCTGCGACTAGAGGTGGAGCATTAGTGCTCAAGTGAATTCACTTATAACTGTCACTAACGCTCAAGTATCCTTGGGGATTAATGGTTTGACATGACTCTTCTGTTAGACGATTTTCTGGTTAGCTGGTCCAAAACCTAATCTGCTGATTTTTTTAAGGAAGATGTCCTTTGCAGAGAACTTCTTGTTGAAAAGACATTGATAGCTGCAGTAAGCCGCCAAAACGAACACCCATATTGACACTGTGGGGAGTTTCTATTTTAACTGACTTTATTTTACAAGAAAAGTAAAATCCTGTCCCGAGTTATTGCCCGAAATCATTTTCGgtatcgagagaagatgagatgaccCTTTTAGtctttgagagaaaagttctccggaaaatGTTTGGACCGTCCGTGATACTGAGTCGATTACGGAAGAAGGCATAATGACGAGCTTTATGGTCTTTACGCAGAAATGAAGAATGCTTCGTATGTTAGGTTAAGTTATGTGAATGTACAAAGACGCTGAGGCAAAGCAAAGTATTTTTATGGATACCCGTATTTATAAGCAAAAGAAAGGGACCTCCACTGagctgggagaggcaggtggagactTGACATCCCTTTGTGCTCCCAATTACAGTCGGTTATCGCGTAACAGGGATAACTCTAGTCTCTCCAGTAATGATGATGACGCTTTTTATAATACTTCTTTCTGAAACGGTCTAATGCTCATGTGTGAAATTTTGTGTGATTGATGCACTCAATCCAGTTCAATGCACTTTTAGTTTTTGTAAGAAAGGGCTCTCAGCACTTTTAGTATTTTGTCTATAAACATTGATATGcttgtctgtatgtatgtatgaatgtgtgcatGCTTGAAAGTGCAGTATGAATTATAACGGTATAAAAGCGTCAATTTCGATTTTGCGTTTTTCATACTTTGATTCAACTGCTTCCGGTGTAATCAAGCGATCCGATACCGACATGAATCCTTTACGCACTTTCTGTTTGATGGCTTTGTTGCTGTCTGTGGCATCAGCAAATCGTGGCAAGAATGCGATTCGTAATAGACTGCGACCATCGGAATGGCTTTCAACACAAGACTTGGAAAACTTGCCAGCGATAGATGAGATCACTTTCGAAAAGCTGCAAGAGATGCCAGCGGAGGTTGCTGCTGATTTGGTGAATAAAATTTGTAAGTACTTATTTTGAGCCTCCAACCTCTTCCAAATTTAACGCATTGTTAACCAACCATTTTGTGTTATAGACCACTTGTCCATGTTGGACGGTAAAATGGAACCCAGCTACGCGCCAAGCGCTAACGACATACCGGCCTACATATTCACACCCACTGGTCAACGTGTAAGCTTCAAATTGAATCAAATGGTCTCCACTGTCAAGCAACAACCTTATTTTGGCGAACAGGATGTAACCATTTTCATAACCGGTTTGCCACAACAAAAGTTGCGCGATGCAGAAAGCGCTAACCGCAAACTCATCGAAGCCTATTTGCAACGCTACAATGGTTGTGTAACGCTACCAGACCAACGTGACGTTGACAGAGATATGACATCAAGTGAGGAATCTTACGATCGTTCCAAATGCCAGAAATCCAAACCCAGCGGTTCCTTAGTCGTCATCGATTTGGGTGCGGTCATCACCAACTTCGAAGAGCTGGCTCTCCTCGATACGAACAAAGTTGGCGCCACCATTGGTAATATACTCGTACAACTCACCACACAAGCTGATTTGCCCCAAGAAGTGATCAACATTGTTGCACAAGGTATTGCTGCTCATGTCGCTGGTGCAGCTGCACGCCAATATACACGTCAAACTGGCAATACCCTGCGTCGTATCACCGCCATGGATCCCTCAAAGATTTATGCACGCAAATCGAACACTTTAATTGGTTTGGCACGTGGTAATGCTGATTTTGTTGATGCCATCCACACATCCGcttatggtatgggtattcagaCACGTGTTGGTGATGTTGATTTCTATCCAAATGGTCCAGCAGTATACATGCCCGGCACGGATGATATTATTGAAGCTTCGCTCCGTGCTACACGTTACTTTGCTGAATCAGTGCGTCCAGGAAATGAACGTAACTTCCCAGCTGTCGCTGCTGAATCTTTGCAACAATACAAGAACCGTAATGGACTCGGTAAACGCGCTTATATGGGTATTGCAGCTGCATACGATTTAGAGGGTGACTACATTTTGTTGGTGAATGCCAAGGCTCCATTCGGTAAAGCCACTCCTGCTCAGCGTCAAAGTCCCTATCATGGCATCCATTTGAGCGCCGATCGCTTGCGCCTCGAAGAAAACTAAGGATAAATAAAGCGAAGTTCTATAGTCTCGTTTTTGATTCCATTCGTGTAAGAACATTTTTGCATTTTCCCATTACGGCCTAAAatttcacatacatatctacatatatacatacatacatatgtaaataactaCGTATAtagtctacatacataaatatggaAACTAATTTGTAAATAAGAGCATTCATAttaattagtaaatttttattaaactcAAAAGACGTCTTTGTTATGATTGCTTGTGGGATAAATTTTGTCTTCTTCTCTTCCCGATCGCTGCTAGAAATCTGGGATTTATTCTTCGACCTCTTCTAGGTATGAGAACTTAAAAATCTTGCAGTTCAAGAATAACCACAGAGAGCTTTTCAATTTAGCAAAAGTTAACTCGTTCCAATAGGCTTATAAAGTTTCCCAGTTCGCCAGGAAGGCGCAAAAATAATGTTAAACAAGTAAGGTAGTCTAAGTTCGGACATTATATACACCCAGCTGTTGGATCTCATGTTAAGGATACAATTAAAGGAAAATgtcacgaacattaaatgataTGAAAGCTCAAATATCGCTACCCACGACAGGCGGTTCTATGTCCCGGAGCTATTCGAGATTTTTTTCACGAGCACGATCTGTCCTTTCAGACCAACCCCATTCAATTTATTGTGTTCCTCTCATAAATTGTCATCCCCGCATCAGCTCCTTACAGTTGCACTGTTCTAAACCCTCCTGCTCCAGGCAAGTATTGGACGCAAGCCCGATCCTAAGTAGTGGTTTGGCTGTTAATGACGAAAAAGAATCTACTTAAGAAGGTCATACTCTTGACAGTGGTTTagaattttctaatatttttcgacCCCGaaatgtttataatatttttgtgGCTCTCTATGGTTTGCTTCGAAGTCGTACTGCACTTGAAGCTTGAGCTGCTCAGCAGGCCACATCAACTGCCCACTGTTGTTCGCGCAAAATGGCGCCTCCAGTTCACACGACTGCTCCAACCCATTACTACAATCTATGTAGCATGGATagaagcaatgccgagcaccagccACTGTCCCCATCTCGCTCCTCCTTTTCCAGCAAACGCACTGAAGTAAGAAGCAGTCATCAACTCCTAGTCTCCCACAGCACGTGCTTTCTTATCCAGCTAAGAATATTTATGACTGCGACATCGGTCCAATGAAGTTCATTCCTTGGGCGTTGCCACCTTTATTCTGGGTTTATGTTCTGGGCTCAGCAATGTCGAGCTTTCGACGAGTGCATTCCCTGCACCGTGCTGCTGAAAAACAAGTATCAACTCATCAATAACAGTTACACCAGCCGTAGTTGGACAGCTCGTATTACAAAGCCTGAATCCATTAGAGCTTGTCCAACCCCCCTAACCCCCAGAGCGGCGACGGCCCCCTTAGCACTTCAAGATGCTGCAGGTTAATTGCAACAGGTTAACTGTAAAGGTCACGGAGATTACATAttatatgaataaaaataatatccgtacAGCAGCAATTCAAGAGAGTAAGCTAACAGTCAGATCGGAACTTCGAACTAGCAATGGCGCCAACGTACTTTGAAAAGATCGTTTAAGGGGTGATGATGGAGGCCTCGCTTTTATCACACATTAAACCGTGCAAATACAATTTATTTCATTACCTAGACCTTGACCTTAGAAAATCAAGGTACAACTAACTTTACGGTCAGATATTGATAACCTAGAAATAATAAACATCTAAATTCCTCCTTCCACATGTTGTCCACGAAGTTATTACTTTGATATCAGTGTTACTTAGTTGTGAAAACCGTCTCATTCTTGGGATCCACTCGAATTGCAGGAAATAGTCAGCGGTCGGCAGACGTTTCCATCGTCAGCGCAGGTCTTATAAATTGCATTGAATGACAGCCGATGCTTACCTTAGCATCTGGCTCATACTCCTCTCAATGCAATCAGCGACCAGCAAATTTCATCATCTCTGAATTTCAAAAAGGCGAATTGTGAAGACTTTAAAACTTCGCTGCTCTACGGATGTCCGGCAACAACAAGCGCGCGTTTCGCAAAGTCATCACTTCTGACCTAGAAAGGAGCTAGAGCCTGGAGACACTCATATTAGGAAGttggtaaatgaacacaaacgtgTCAAATAGAAAGAGCATCTAAAGAGATCTAATCTCTCTGCGGGCGTCAGTAAATTTCGTGAGCGTTTTCTGCCAGCAATTTGTAATGCATTCTTTAGTAGACAAGGCTAGACGTAGTGCAAACAGAGGgacacacaaaaataaaaacacaacgtgccgccattaccatcacccccacagcATTTCCAACGCTGAAACACCTTGGCGCTGAGGGAATAAGCTACCTGGCGCTTGTCGTTGATGTCTTTTGTCATTGTAAAACAATAGCAAATAGCAAGGGTACATCCACTGCGAAAGACTGGAGATCCAGCTAACGAGGGCGAGTAATATTGTCCGATATCACTACTTTCGCAGGTACCGAAAATGCTTCGCCACACATCAGAATGGCTTTCGCAAAATTCGTAGCACTAAACGTGATAAACATCTAGATAAATTACGGACTAAACCAGCCAAAACCCCATCATAGGATGGTGTTCGTGGCACTTGATCTGTCAAAAGCTGTTGGACACATTCAACTACATCACACTGCTCAAACACATAGAAGGTTCTCCCTCTCCTCCTTGTCTAAGAAGATGGACCGTAAAGTATCTGAATGATCGGCAAGTGCCGGTTCAATTTAGGAATAAAAACTCAAAACCTAAGAGACTTAAGCATGCGGTGCcgcagggtggtatcctatcc is a genomic window of Eurosta solidaginis isolate ZX-2024a chromosome 4, ASM4086904v1, whole genome shotgun sequence containing:
- the LOC137249740 gene encoding vitellogenin-2-like gives rise to the protein MNPLRTFCLMALLLSVASANRGKNAIRNRLRPSEWLSTQDLENLPAIDEITFEKLQEMPAEVAADLVNKIYHLSMLDGKMEPSYAPSANDIPAYIFTPTGQRVSFKLNQMVSTVKQQPYFGEQDVTIFITGLPQQKLRDAESANRKLIEAYLQRYNGCVTLPDQRDVDRDMTSSEESYDRSKCQKSKPSGSLVVIDLGAVITNFEELALLDTNKVGATIGNILVQLTTQADLPQEVINIVAQGIAAHVAGAAARQYTRQTGNTLRRITAMDPSKIYARKSNTLIGLARGNADFVDAIHTSAYGMGIQTRVGDVDFYPNGPAVYMPGTDDIIEASLRATRYFAESVRPGNERNFPAVAAESLQQYKNRNGLGKRAYMGIAAAYDLEGDYILLVNAKAPFGKATPAQRQSPYHGIHLSADRLRLEEN